Proteins found in one Acidimicrobiia bacterium genomic segment:
- a CDS encoding VTT domain-containing protein — protein sequence MHFLDPKYLIETFGTIGLILVIYAESGILLGLVFPGDSLLFTAGLLASQNKYGLNIFFIAGGAFAGAVLGAQTGYWLGKRFGPSLFHRPDSRIFKQEYVDKSKDYFDRYGGKTVVIGRFVPFVRTLVPMLAGIGEMDLGAFTIFNVIGAALWAAGVSVAGYFLGKSIPNVDHYLLPIIGVIILISVIPPVLEIRRQRKTSRAATAGTSPVVSVDAVQVDAEVE from the coding sequence ATGCACTTCCTCGATCCGAAGTACCTGATCGAGACGTTCGGGACGATCGGCTTGATCCTCGTGATCTACGCCGAGTCGGGCATTCTCCTCGGGCTCGTCTTCCCCGGTGACTCGCTGCTCTTCACCGCCGGCCTCCTCGCGTCCCAGAACAAGTACGGCCTCAACATCTTCTTCATCGCCGGCGGCGCGTTCGCCGGCGCGGTCCTCGGGGCCCAGACCGGGTACTGGCTCGGCAAGCGGTTCGGCCCCTCCCTCTTCCACCGTCCCGACTCACGCATCTTCAAGCAGGAGTACGTCGACAAGTCGAAGGACTACTTCGACCGCTACGGCGGCAAGACCGTGGTCATCGGACGCTTCGTCCCGTTCGTGCGCACGCTCGTCCCGATGCTCGCCGGCATCGGCGAGATGGACCTCGGCGCCTTCACGATCTTCAACGTGATCGGCGCGGCGCTGTGGGCCGCCGGCGTCAGCGTCGCCGGGTACTTCCTGGGCAAGTCGATCCCGAACGTGGACCACTACCTCCTGCCGATCATCGGGGTGATCATCCTGATCTCGGTGATCCCGCCCGTGCTCGAGATCCGCCGCCAGCGCAAGACGTCGCGCGCGGCCACGGCCGGCACGAGCCCGGTCGTCTCGGTGGACGCCGTCCAGGTCGACGCCGAGGTCGAGTAG
- a CDS encoding response regulator has translation MTRVLVVDDEPQIRRALGINLRARGYEVDLAENGEVALDLAARHHPDVVVLDLGLPGIDGVDVIHGLRGWSTVPVVVLSVRDREADKVAALDAGADDYVTKPFGMDELLARLRASLRRGARGEEAITVTTPAFVIDLGAKRVTREGDEVRLTPTEWHLVEVLVRNAGKLVSQRQLLQEVWGPQYGTESNYLRVFMAQVRRKLEPEPARPRYFITEPGMGYRFEPADSA, from the coding sequence GTGACACGCGTCCTCGTCGTCGACGACGAGCCCCAGATCCGGCGGGCACTCGGCATCAACCTTCGCGCGCGTGGCTACGAGGTCGACCTCGCGGAGAACGGCGAGGTCGCGCTCGACCTCGCTGCTCGCCACCATCCCGACGTCGTCGTGCTCGACCTCGGGCTGCCCGGGATCGACGGCGTCGACGTCATCCACGGTCTGCGCGGCTGGTCGACCGTCCCCGTCGTCGTGCTGTCGGTGCGCGACCGGGAGGCCGACAAGGTGGCCGCGCTCGACGCGGGTGCCGACGACTACGTCACGAAGCCGTTCGGCATGGACGAGCTGCTCGCGCGGCTGCGCGCCTCGCTCCGGCGTGGCGCGCGCGGCGAGGAGGCGATCACGGTCACGACGCCGGCGTTCGTCATCGACCTCGGCGCGAAGCGCGTGACCCGTGAGGGCGACGAGGTGCGGCTCACACCGACGGAGTGGCATCTCGTGGAGGTGCTGGTGCGCAACGCCGGGAAGCTCGTGAGCCAGCGCCAGCTGTTGCAAGAGGTGTGGGGCCCGCAGTACGGGACCGAGTCGAACTACCTGCGCGTGTTCATGGCCCAGGTCCGCCGGAAGCTCGAGCCCGAGCCGGCGCGGCCGCGGTACTTCATCACCGAGCCGGGCATGGGGTACCGGTTCGAACCGGCCGACAGCGCGTGA
- a CDS encoding ammonium transporter, whose translation MSNTKKLIALTVITFIALLMVSQFATHKGDAGGSATGTARNVAAATNNKITDTKVPVTQVGLNQLANQAGELTVAVNFSWLLITGFLVLFMQVGFAFLVTGLTRAKNAGHMMMMNIAAFAIALLAYYAVGFAFQFGGVGIGGVGNLGGLGVLNSMLGHGHAGLIGLHGFFLQTGGTYDVGALAFFLFQVVFMETAGYIIIGAIAERINFATFIVAEVAMGAIIYPIYGMWVWGGGWLSQLGHSLHLGHGAVDFAGSGVVHATGGWAALALAMLLGPRIGKYKKDGTPRAFPGHNLGYVVIGTLVLVFGWMGFNPGSTFGATDLRISIVAVNTLLSACAGFVTAMAWTASRYGKPDISMSCNGMLAGLVAITAPCAFVAPWAATMIGLLAGFLVCYSVEFIDRKLKIDDPCGAISVHGVCGAWGVLALGLFADGSYGSGWNGVAGNVKGLFYGNPGQLGAQVIDVAIGFIWAWGLTYLIFSLLKQRKAIRVPREVELEGLDMAEFGALCYPDFVLATESPGIGEDYDEVDVVGATASSTVKLPADG comes from the coding sequence GTGTCGAACACGAAGAAGCTCATCGCGCTGACGGTGATCACCTTCATCGCGCTGCTCATGGTGAGCCAGTTCGCGACCCACAAGGGAGACGCTGGTGGGAGCGCCACAGGCACCGCGCGCAACGTGGCGGCCGCGACGAACAACAAGATCACCGACACCAAGGTGCCGGTCACGCAGGTCGGCCTCAATCAACTTGCCAACCAGGCCGGTGAGCTGACCGTCGCGGTCAACTTCAGCTGGCTGCTGATCACCGGCTTCCTCGTGCTCTTCATGCAGGTCGGCTTCGCGTTCCTCGTCACAGGGCTGACACGCGCGAAAAACGCGGGGCACATGATGATGATGAACATCGCCGCGTTCGCGATCGCCCTGCTCGCGTACTACGCGGTCGGGTTCGCGTTCCAGTTCGGAGGCGTCGGGATCGGCGGCGTGGGAAACCTCGGCGGGCTCGGCGTCCTCAACAGCATGCTCGGGCACGGCCACGCCGGACTGATCGGATTGCACGGATTCTTCCTGCAGACCGGCGGAACCTACGACGTCGGCGCGCTCGCGTTCTTCCTGTTCCAGGTCGTGTTCATGGAGACCGCGGGCTACATCATCATCGGGGCGATCGCCGAGCGGATCAATTTCGCGACGTTCATCGTCGCCGAGGTCGCGATGGGGGCGATCATCTACCCGATCTACGGGATGTGGGTGTGGGGCGGCGGATGGCTGTCGCAGCTCGGTCACTCGCTGCACCTGGGGCACGGTGCCGTCGACTTCGCTGGCTCCGGAGTCGTCCACGCGACAGGCGGCTGGGCGGCGCTCGCGCTGGCGATGCTGCTCGGGCCGCGCATCGGCAAGTACAAGAAGGACGGAACACCGCGCGCCTTCCCGGGGCACAACCTCGGCTACGTCGTCATCGGTACCTTGGTGCTCGTGTTCGGGTGGATGGGCTTCAACCCGGGCTCGACGTTCGGCGCGACCGACCTTCGCATCAGCATCGTCGCGGTCAACACGCTTCTCTCGGCGTGCGCGGGCTTCGTCACCGCGATGGCCTGGACGGCGAGCCGGTACGGCAAGCCGGACATCTCGATGTCGTGCAACGGGATGCTCGCGGGTCTCGTCGCGATCACTGCCCCGTGCGCCTTCGTGGCGCCGTGGGCCGCGACGATGATCGGCCTCCTTGCTGGGTTCCTCGTCTGCTACAGCGTCGAGTTCATCGACCGGAAGCTGAAGATCGACGACCCCTGTGGCGCGATCTCCGTGCACGGCGTGTGCGGTGCCTGGGGCGTGCTCGCGCTGGGGCTGTTCGCGGACGGCAGCTACGGCAGCGGATGGAACGGTGTTGCCGGGAACGTGAAGGGTCTGTTCTACGGCAACCCGGGGCAGCTCGGCGCCCAGGTCATCGACGTCGCGATCGGCTTCATCTGGGCGTGGGGTCTGACATACCTCATCTTCAGTCTGCTCAAGCAGCGCAAGGCCATCCGGGTTCCGCGGGAGGTCGAGCTCGAAGGCCTCGACATGGCGGAGTTCGGAGCGCTCTGTTACCCCGACTTCGTGCTCGCCACGGAGTCGCCCGGCATCGGCGAGGACTACGACGAGGTTGACGTCGTCGGCGCCACGGCTTCCAGCACCGTCAAGCTTCCGGCCGACGGGTGA
- a CDS encoding P-II family nitrogen regulator, with amino-acid sequence MKLIVAVVKPHRVDEVLAAVHALDVSGVTVSETRGHGRQRGHTEVYRGAEYRVDLVPKSKVEILVDDIDVEKLVDAVVKAAQTGKIGDGKVWIVPVEDVVRVRTEERGLAAIR; translated from the coding sequence ATGAAGCTGATCGTCGCAGTGGTGAAACCGCATCGCGTCGACGAGGTGCTCGCCGCCGTCCACGCGCTCGACGTCAGCGGCGTCACCGTGTCGGAGACGCGGGGTCACGGACGCCAGCGCGGGCACACCGAGGTCTACCGCGGCGCCGAGTACAGGGTGGACCTGGTCCCGAAGTCCAAGGTTGAGATCCTCGTCGACGACATCGACGTCGAGAAGCTGGTCGATGCCGTCGTGAAGGCGGCGCAGACCGGCAAGATCGGCGACGGCAAGGTGTGGATCGTGCCGGTCGAGGACGTGGTCCGTGTCAGAACCGAGGAGCGCGGGCTCGCGGCGATTCGCTGA
- a CDS encoding [protein-PII] uridylyltransferase — translation MSEPRSAGSRRFAEDRRRLVEDEELRGPAFGRAYAALLDEWLASLLGVQDGVALVACGGLGRGEVAPQSDLDVLLLHDPRIDVRPIAERMWYPVWDEQLTLDHSVRTPKEAVRVAGEDLKTAMTLLDGRVIAGDRALGEDTLAAVRVAWAHRRGRRLPALDAISGSRHRDVGDLAYLLEPDLKQAKGGLRDLSVIRAVRLAVGETIDDAASLHAFEELFTARVELHRATGRRGERLFLEVQDEVAARVGLDSDELMTRLAGAARSIARTYDDVWRRARARLAGPKSRRAPGGDRELALGIVMRDGEVDISADAPPADITLLLNVAEAAASENAPIARRALEWLDRRVAPETGPWPGQARDALVALLGSGEPLVDVFETLDEYDLLTRILPEWRRVRSRSQRNAFHRFTVDRHLTEAAVQAAAFVRNVSRPDLLLVGAWLHDLGKGSAGDHTDAGVRLMSEIAPRMGFDDADTDVLVSLVRNHLLLPSIATSRDLEDPATLHAVARAVGSSEVLFLLAALTQADSLATGPTAWSDWKEELVRTLVERVHDLLAGREVRIEPGPWTPEQEALVRQAGGRLLVEQREGVTTIVAPDRPGLLSVVVGVLTASGGDVRSAHAVSVDGVAVDRISAVPSRPSVPIDWNTFERDLGAALAGDVALDDAVLQRWLASRRRRSAARATSPEVIVHPVEIASDARVVEVRAEDTLGLLYRMTRVIAGHGLDIAQARVSTLGHEVVDTFYVTEPGGGTPDEASVDELAASLRSVLSGEGAHAHHGSPVPKHR, via the coding sequence GTGTCAGAACCGAGGAGCGCGGGCTCGCGGCGATTCGCTGAGGACCGCCGGCGCCTGGTCGAAGACGAAGAGCTGCGGGGCCCGGCGTTCGGCCGGGCCTACGCAGCGCTGCTCGACGAGTGGCTCGCTTCCCTCCTGGGCGTGCAGGACGGCGTCGCGCTCGTCGCGTGCGGCGGGCTCGGGCGGGGGGAGGTCGCGCCTCAGAGCGATCTCGACGTTCTGCTGTTGCACGACCCGCGTATCGACGTCAGGCCGATCGCGGAGCGCATGTGGTACCCGGTCTGGGACGAGCAACTCACGCTCGACCACAGCGTCCGCACGCCGAAGGAGGCGGTCAGGGTCGCAGGCGAGGACCTGAAGACTGCGATGACACTGCTCGACGGGCGCGTCATCGCGGGGGACCGCGCGCTCGGGGAGGACACGCTCGCCGCGGTGCGCGTCGCGTGGGCGCACCGACGTGGACGCCGGCTCCCGGCGCTCGACGCGATCAGCGGGTCGCGACATCGCGACGTCGGTGATCTCGCATACCTGCTGGAGCCCGACCTGAAGCAGGCGAAGGGCGGCTTGCGTGATCTGAGTGTCATTCGCGCGGTCCGCCTTGCCGTCGGTGAGACGATCGACGACGCCGCGAGCCTCCACGCGTTCGAGGAGCTGTTCACCGCGCGAGTCGAGTTGCACCGGGCCACCGGTCGACGGGGCGAGCGCCTCTTCCTCGAGGTGCAGGACGAGGTCGCCGCGCGGGTCGGCCTCGACTCGGACGAGCTGATGACGCGCCTCGCTGGCGCGGCGCGCTCGATCGCGCGCACCTACGATGACGTATGGCGTAGGGCGCGCGCCCGGCTCGCCGGCCCGAAGTCGCGGAGGGCGCCCGGCGGCGATCGCGAGCTGGCGCTCGGCATCGTGATGCGCGACGGCGAGGTGGACATCTCCGCGGACGCGCCGCCGGCGGACATCACGCTTCTTCTCAACGTCGCCGAGGCGGCCGCGAGCGAGAACGCGCCGATCGCGCGACGTGCACTCGAATGGCTCGACCGACGGGTCGCGCCGGAGACGGGTCCGTGGCCCGGACAGGCGCGCGATGCGCTGGTCGCGCTCTTGGGGAGTGGAGAGCCCCTGGTCGACGTGTTCGAGACACTCGACGAGTACGACCTGCTGACCCGGATCCTGCCCGAGTGGCGCCGAGTACGGAGCCGGTCGCAACGGAACGCGTTCCACCGGTTCACCGTCGACCGTCATCTCACCGAGGCCGCGGTTCAGGCGGCCGCGTTCGTGCGGAACGTGAGCCGCCCCGACCTGCTGCTCGTCGGCGCGTGGCTGCACGACCTCGGCAAGGGGTCGGCGGGTGATCACACCGACGCAGGTGTCCGTCTGATGAGCGAGATCGCTCCGCGGATGGGCTTCGACGACGCGGACACCGACGTGCTCGTCTCGCTCGTCCGCAACCACCTCCTGTTGCCATCGATCGCGACGAGTCGCGATCTTGAGGACCCGGCCACCTTGCACGCGGTCGCGCGAGCAGTCGGGTCGTCGGAGGTGCTGTTCCTCCTCGCGGCGTTGACCCAGGCCGACTCGCTCGCGACCGGGCCGACCGCGTGGAGCGATTGGAAGGAGGAGCTCGTGCGCACGCTGGTGGAGCGCGTGCACGACCTGCTTGCCGGGCGCGAGGTGAGGATCGAGCCCGGGCCGTGGACGCCGGAGCAGGAGGCCCTCGTTCGTCAGGCCGGGGGTCGGCTGCTCGTCGAGCAGCGCGAAGGTGTCACGACGATCGTCGCGCCCGACCGCCCCGGCCTCCTCAGCGTCGTGGTCGGTGTGCTGACCGCCTCCGGGGGGGACGTCCGCAGCGCACATGCGGTGTCCGTGGACGGCGTCGCGGTTGACCGCATCTCGGCGGTGCCGTCGCGCCCGAGCGTCCCGATCGATTGGAACACGTTCGAACGCGACTTGGGAGCCGCGCTTGCAGGCGACGTGGCGCTCGACGACGCGGTGCTGCAGCGCTGGCTCGCGAGCCGTCGACGGCGCTCCGCTGCGCGCGCGACGTCGCCCGAGGTGATCGTCCACCCGGTGGAGATCGCATCGGACGCGCGCGTCGTCGAGGTCCGCGCCGAGGACACACTCGGGCTCCTCTACCGGATGACCCGCGTGATCGCCGGCCATGGGCTCGATATCGCCCAGGCGCGCGTCTCGACCCTCGGTCACGAGGTCGTCGACACGTTCTACGTCACGGAGCCGGGCGGCGGAACGCCCGACGAGGCTTCCGTGGACGAGCTTGCCGCCTCGCTGCGGAGCGTGCTCTCGGGCGAGGGCGCGCATGCCCATCACGGGAGCCCGGTGCCGAAGCACCGCTGA